One window of Deltaproteobacteria bacterium genomic DNA carries:
- a CDS encoding tetratricopeptide repeat protein: protein MDYVEKWRQLNARVIAFHQQGWYVAAVKPAEQALELATNTFGSDDLRVAESQKNLALVYYSQANSVEAAAGHEKQKGAHGDPRGERPNSTKSIHSLVLKRLASNKRAMANSKEKHLGVDHPEVAECRRLLKTMFERQSADGGSLAENNRAAITASSGDVRSSCENFGEPFPEQVRFQQEFAAELSKSDLNAAIKGMTISIGQQGAF, encoded by the coding sequence GTGGACTATGTAGAGAAATGGCGACAATTGAATGCACGAGTGATTGCCTTCCATCAGCAGGGTTGGTATGTGGCCGCTGTGAAACCCGCGGAACAGGCTCTTGAACTGGCAACAAATACTTTTGGCTCTGATGACCTGCGGGTGGCAGAATCACAGAAAAATCTTGCCCTGGTATACTATTCTCAAGCTAATTCTGTTGAAGCAGCTGCAGGGCATGAGAAACAAAAAGGGGCTCATGGCGACCCAAGGGGCGAGAGGCCCAATTCAACAAAGTCTATTCATAGTCTGGTCTTGAAAAGACTCGCTAGCAACAAGCGCGCTATGGCCAATTCCAAGGAAAAGCATCTTGGTGTTGACCACCCGGAGGTTGCAGAATGTCGGCGGTTGTTAAAAACAATGTTCGAGCGACAATCAGCCGATGGAGGGTCGCTGGCCGAAAATAACAGAGCGGCAATAACTGCTTCATCCGGAGATGTCAGGAGCAGTTGTGAAAATTTTGGGGAACCATTTCCAGAGCAGGTGCGATTTCAACAGGAGTTTGCTGCGGAGCTGTCAAAGTCGGACCTGAATGCAGCTATCAAGGGAATGACTATCAGCATTGGCCAACAAGGTGCATTCA